A region from the Nostoc sp. HK-01 genome encodes:
- a CDS encoding putative lipoprotein — translation MNTININRRFFVIAITSFAASTIFSSCSSPQNNSAASTTANISATPAANTTTSATKEKIKVGVTPVPAGEILEFVKKNLAPEAGLDIEIVTFNDFVQNNTALKDGVIDANYFQHIPFMEDYGKKHNFEMYAFTPQIHLNPVGLFSKKYKSLKDLPNKALVTIPDDPSNAHRALKVLESSGLIKLKENVRPASPKDIIANPKNIQIKEIPGAQAIPSLPDVDLAGVTGNWILQAGLKTDKDALAIESANEQIYAVTVTTLKGKETDPRIQKLYKLLRDDKVKQFIRDKYQGSVIPIP, via the coding sequence ATGAATACCATCAATATTAACCGTCGATTCTTTGTCATAGCCATTACCTCATTTGCTGCTTCTACAATATTTTCTAGCTGTAGTTCACCACAAAATAATTCTGCTGCTAGTACAACTGCAAATATATCAGCAACCCCAGCGGCTAACACTACTACAAGCGCAACTAAAGAAAAAATCAAAGTTGGTGTCACACCAGTTCCAGCCGGCGAAATTTTAGAGTTTGTCAAAAAGAATTTAGCACCAGAAGCGGGACTAGATATCGAAATAGTTACATTCAATGACTTTGTGCAGAATAACACTGCTTTGAAAGATGGTGTGATTGATGCCAATTATTTCCAACATATCCCTTTTATGGAGGACTATGGCAAGAAACATAACTTTGAAATGTATGCTTTTACGCCGCAAATTCATTTAAATCCCGTGGGACTCTTTTCTAAAAAATATAAGTCCCTCAAAGATTTACCGAATAAAGCCCTAGTCACAATTCCTGATGATCCTAGTAATGCTCATCGGGCTTTAAAAGTCTTGGAATCATCAGGCTTAATCAAACTTAAGGAAAATGTTCGTCCGGCAAGTCCTAAAGATATTATTGCTAACCCCAAAAATATCCAAATTAAAGAAATACCAGGAGCGCAAGCAATTCCCAGTCTTCCTGATGTGGATTTAGCCGGAGTTACAGGTAATTGGATTTTACAAGCTGGCTTGAAAACTGATAAAGATGCTTTAGCAATAGAGTCAGCAAACGAGCAAATTTATGCTGTAACAGTTACAACCTTAAAAGGCAAAGAAACTGACCCCAGAATTCAGAAATTATATAAGTTACTCCGCGATGATAAAGTCAAACAATTTATTAGAGATAAATATCAAGGTTCAGTGATTCCTATTCCTTAA
- a CDS encoding ABC transporter ATP-binding protein encodes MITFTDVRKIYHQGNQKVVALDGVSVHVKPGEIFGVLGQSGAGKSTLIRCVNQLEKPTSGSVVVDGQEITKLSGDKLRRARQHIGMIFQHFNLLSCRTVAENIAFPLEVMGYSRLQRRAKVEELISLVGLKGKADAYPAQLSGGQKQRVGIARALAGEPNVLLSDEATSALDPQTTRSILDLLRDLNKRMGLTILLITHEMGVVKQICDSVAILNAGKIVEKGYVSDLISKPESFLAQEFFPRRNGYRLKPGAVLATIAFAGEQASQPIFATLARRFDVDVNILSGSVETVGDRRVGQFHVELIGQKITQALKYLHEENFEVEVH; translated from the coding sequence ATGATTACATTTACCGATGTTCGTAAAATTTATCACCAAGGCAACCAAAAAGTTGTTGCGTTAGATGGTGTGAGTGTTCATGTCAAACCAGGAGAAATTTTTGGTGTTTTAGGTCAAAGTGGCGCGGGTAAAAGCACATTAATTCGCTGTGTTAATCAACTAGAAAAACCGACATCGGGTTCAGTTGTAGTTGATGGACAGGAAATAACAAAATTGTCAGGAGATAAACTGCGTCGCGCCCGTCAACATATTGGAATGATTTTTCAACACTTTAATTTACTGAGTTGCCGAACTGTGGCGGAAAATATTGCTTTTCCTTTGGAAGTGATGGGCTATAGCAGATTGCAACGTCGGGCAAAAGTGGAAGAATTGATTTCACTTGTCGGGTTGAAAGGTAAGGCAGATGCTTATCCAGCACAACTTTCTGGTGGTCAAAAGCAACGAGTAGGTATCGCTAGGGCTTTGGCTGGAGAACCTAATGTATTACTTTCTGATGAAGCCACATCTGCACTCGATCCCCAAACTACGAGGTCAATTCTAGACCTGTTACGTGACCTAAACAAGCGTATGGGTTTAACAATCTTACTAATTACCCATGAAATGGGTGTAGTCAAGCAAATCTGCGATAGTGTGGCAATACTCAACGCAGGCAAAATTGTCGAAAAGGGATATGTTAGTGATTTAATCTCCAAACCAGAATCATTTCTTGCCCAAGAATTTTTTCCTCGTCGTAATGGTTATAGACTAAAACCTGGTGCTGTCCTCGCCACGATCGCCTTTGCGGGAGAACAAGCCAGTCAGCCAATTTTCGCCACCTTAGCCCGACGGTTTGATGTAGATGTCAATATCCTGAGTGGAAGTGTGGAAACTGTAGGCGATCGCCGCGTTGGTCAATTCCACGTCGAATTAATCGGGCAAAAGATAACGCAAGCTTTGAAATATTTACACGAAGAAAATTTTGAAGTGGAAGTGCATTAA